The Sporosarcina sp. FSL W7-1349 genome includes the window CTGAACATGCCATAATGGCTAGCAGCATAATATGAAAGGAACACATATCATTTACGGAGGCAGATCGAGTTTCATTTCGGATGCTGCATTATTTGGGCAATCGGGTTTCAACGTTTGTATGGTTCGTTGGGGTAGAAGGTGTTTTTGGAAATCCCTCACAAAAGAGGAGTGAGCCCAACTCTTGGTATTAACTTTATAGGTCTGACCTTGCAATCATTCTCGATTGCAAGGGGAGAGGGGACGCAGTATTTTTAGGAAAGCGAGATTACCCTAAATGAAAGCGATGGTGCTTTAAATGGATGCTTGGCTGTCAAGAATTAGCCAAATGATTTCGGAACCGATTACCGCCATGATTAATACATATGATCACTATCCGCTTGTCATGGCATTGTTGCTTGGATTGCTTGGAGCGCTAGCCCCTTGCCAGTTGACCGGTAATATGGGGGCAATTACGTTGTATGGAAGCCGGTCGATTCAAATGAAAGAGAATGGCGGAGAGATCTTTGCCTTTATTTTGGGAAAGGTCGTTGTTTTTAGTGCGATCGGCGTGTTGGCCTGGCTTTTCGGACAGTCGTTTGAGGAGACGATTACATCCTATTTTCCAGTGTTCCGTAAAGTCATCGGCCCGCTAATTATTGCAACGGGTTTGGTGTTGCTGGGGGTCCTTAAATTACGTTTTCTCGGCAAACTAACGTCGCATATCCCCATGCGTCTGAGAGAGGGAAGACTCGGTTCATTTCTGTTAGGCGCTAGTTTTGCTATTGCTTTCTGTCCGACAATGTTTGTCTTGTTTTTTGTCTGGCTCATGCCGCTTGTCACGACAACCTCCTATGGACTTTTTCTGCCGGCGGTCTTCGGCTTGGCCACTTCGCTGCCGCTCCTGCTACTCCTCCTGTTCATGTGGTTTTTTGATGCGAAGCGGCTCGTAATGAGGTTCAGTATGCGGGCGGGGAGAATAGTGCAAAGGGTTGCGGGAGTTCTGCTTATTATTATAGGAGTGTTGGATACTATCACCTATTGGTGGGGGCATCATGCCTAGAGCCGACGTGAGAGTAAAACGTATTCGAGGTGCCTGTCATGATGAATTCGTGACTGGCACTTTCCATTTATATTCCTTTACAACAGATCGTATGTTCTGTATGATGAGTAAAAAGGAGGAACGCACGTGCGGTTGGTGTTGGAAAAGGCGTATAGGGATAAGAATTTGCTCGAGATGATCTATATGGCGAAAGATGGGCAAATTACTCAGCGACGCATTGAAGTCATTCAGGTGGGGGAGCGTACATTTCGGGCGTATTGCTATTTGCGTCAATCAAAGCGGACGTTTCGGATTGAAGATGTATTGGCGTTAGTTCCGGTCCACCACAAATACCAGGCAATGTAAATGAAAAAAGCCATCTTTCCATAGGAAGATGACTTCTAAGTTTAGTTCGCTAAATACCCTTTAATTTAATCCAAGGACTCCGAGCTCTTTTAAACTCTAGGAGGGCAACAAGGTTGGGAGGGTAATCAAGAAGAATGTATCAAGATCCCATGGCGAATTACTATAATTGAGGCATTATGTGGTTACATTCAATTCATAATGTTTTATCCAGAAATCTCCGTTCATTTTCTTGCTAATATTATATGCACTTTGCAGCAGTAGTGCTGCGTATTCCGGTATGATTTCTTCGTTCGCGCGGACATCTGGAACTACAATCGAGAGTGATCCAACAACCCCGTCCGTTTCAAAAATAGGAACAGCTATCCCGACGGTTCCCAGTGTAGTTTCTCCGTGACTAACCGCGAAACCTTGGGCTTTGATATCGGCTATGTTTTCTCTTAACTTCTTTTCATTCGTGTCTGTATTGGGTGTTCTTGCTTCCCAATTACAATTTGCAATATACTTTTCTTGTTCTTCTGGCTTCATATAGGCAAGAATCACTTTACGAACAGCCCCTACATGGAGAGGCAAGCGAAGCCCTAACTGCTCGGTGACTCGCAGGCGAAAACTGCTTTCAATAAAATCGATTAGGATCGCTTCATTTTGGCCATGCAAGATGTTTAAGTGAATTCCTTCATTCGTTTTTTCGAAAAGAATATCCATTTCAGGCTTTGCAAAATCGCTGATGGATGAGAATAAATCTTTCGCTAAATAACCTAGTTCTATTAACGCAGATCCTAAATGAAATTTCTTCGTTTGCGGATTTTGGTTGACCATTTCGTATTTTTGCAAGGACTTTAGAATTCTATGGGTGGTAGCAGTATTGTATCCAGCCATTCGGGCAAGTTCGGCAGCCCCCCATTCAATATGTCCATCGCGAGGTTTCAATAAATCTAATAGGGTAAATGTTTTATTTAATAACTCTGACATATAGCTCAGCTCTCTCACTATTCTTTTTAGTCTACGGATGTTTTGATTCCCAAAAGGTGCTATTTACCTATCATATATTCTACCATAAAAGAGTTATTAACATGAATTACTGGAAATCTTAGTTAGTGATTAAAATAAGATTATTAGTCACTTTTATTAGGTATTTAAATTCCTTTCCAGTCTTTTGGATAGTAAAGATAGGGGGTAGCAAATGATAAAATATCCAAGTAAAACTAATGAATATATAGTGAAAGCTATTTGTTTACCTTCCATGATCTCTATTCGTTCGATAATAATTTGGGCTGATTTTAGAAATTCAATATTGCCAATTAATATCGTCAGTGATGTTGCTTGTACTAAGTTGGTTAATAAACCGATGATCGATGGCAAGACCCGCTTCGTCGCTTGTGGAATAATGACGTAAATCATAGTTTGAACATGTGTTAAGCCCAATGAATAACTAGCTTCCGTCTGGGCTTTGGGGATTGATTGGATTGCACCCCGAACGGATTCGGCTATGTTGGCACTTGCCCATAGACTCAACGCAATGGCGGCTGAAGCAAAATTACTAAAGTTGATGCCCGTCATGGGAATAATAAAAAACACAAGAAAAAGAGTAATGAGGATAGGTAACCCTCTAAACAAATCAATATAAGTTTTTGATACTAAAATTACGATAGAGTTATTGAGCGTCCGAAGTGTCCCAATTACTATGCCTATGAATAATGAAAAAATGATACAGACAATGCTTAATAAAATCGTGTACCCGAGTCCTTTCAGTAGAAATTCCGAATTATTAATAATCAAACTCATAATAATTCCCCCTAGTTTTTCGAATAAAATCGAAGTTAATTGTTCGTAGTGGTAGCCACTCCTTCGAATGGTATCAATTTATCAACTTTTTTGTTATTGTAGTCTAATTTCTTTTCAATGACTCTTAGGCTAAATGATAATAACCATACTAATAGCAGGTAAATCACCGCAATGGTAAGGAACATTTCAAGGGTTTTGAAATAAATCGACACCGTGTCCATTGCTGCAAAGGTAAGTTCCACCAATCCAATTCCAGCTAAGAACGACGAGTTTTTCAAGACTGAAATAGAGGTGTTAGAAAAAGAGGAAAAGCTATACCGAAAGCCAATTGGCACAATCACATACCGATAAATTTGGAATTTGTTCATGCCTAATGAATCTCCCGCCTCCACTAATTGTTTGGACACGGATTCCAATCCGCCGCGGAAGTTTTCGGCCGCGTATGCTCCGCCCCATAAACTAAGAGCAATGATACCGGCAAAGGGAGCAGACAATGTAATTCCCAGTGAAGGCAACCCGAAGTACACTAAGAAGATTTGTACCAATAATGGTGTATTCCGAAATAATTCAACATAGATCGAAGTCAGTTGAGATAGAATAGGTATTTTTGCGGTTTTCACAACGGAACCTACCAATCCAATTAGCAAAGAAAAGACCAAACTAACCAAACTGATCATGACTGTCATTTTTAATCCCGTTAGCAAATAGGGCATCTTCTCCATCAAAAAACCAAAATCAAAATTCATGTGATCACGCTCCTTCGAAGAATAAGGATGTTAAAGTACCTTTTCCAGAAATTTTTGTGTTCTTTTTTCTTTTGGATTACCAAAGATTTGGCTCGGCGCTCCTTCCTCGACTACGACGCCTCCGTCCATAAATATGACTTTATCCGCGACCTCTTTGGCAAATCCCATTTCATGTGTCACCACTACCATCGTCATTCCGCTTTGCGCAAGCTCTTTCATCGTCTCGAGAACATCGTTTACCTTTTCTGGATCAAGCGCCGAGGTCACTTCATCAAATAAAATGACTTCTGGATTCATCATTAACGATCGAGAAATGGCGACCCGTTGCTGCTGGCCCCCCGATAGTTGATTGGGATAATAGTTTAACTTGTCTTCCAATCCAACTTTTTTTAACAGGGCTTGTGCTCTTTCATTCAACTCTGTTTTGTTTTTAACTTTTTGTACTTTCAATGGCGCCAATAATAAATTTTCTTTCACGGTCAGGTGGGGGAATAGATTATAGCTTTGGAACACCATTCCAATCTTCTCCCTTAGTTTTTGCAAAGTAATGGAAGAATCGTAAATATTTTTTCCATTCAACATGATGTCTCCCTGATCGATAGCTTCTAATCCATTTAAACAGCGCAGTAACGTACTTTTACCAGAACCACTCGGGCCAATAATGACTGTCACGTCATTCTCATATAAATCGGTTGAAACTCCAGTTAATACATTTAAACTACCAAAGCTTTTGTGTACACCTTCTATTCTAATTTTAGTGTTTTTCATTTTTTTCACCTCAACCATGTATTTTGTGTTGCTTGATTTTCCTGGTTTTGTGAGAAGACATACGCTCTAGTAGTCTTGGTCGATGCTAGTAGCGTATGTCTCTCTGATCTAGTTACTTGTTATTTCGGTCTAGGTAAATATTCAGGTACATTCACATGATCTTCCGGATACCATTTTTTGAACCACTCATAAAATAAATCTTCCTCCGCGCCTTTATCAATTGCGGCATTAACCCAATTGTCCCAGTCTTCTTCACCTTTTCTAATTCCGACAGCCATCAATCCCAAGGCAAAGGGCTCTCCGACTACTTTTAAGTCTGGATTATTTTTCACAATATCATATAGCAAAATGTCGTCTTGAATCATCGCGACGCCTCTGCCGCTTTTCAATGCTCTGACGCCTTCGGAAGTGTTATCGAGTTTTAACTGTTTCGTTGAAGGTGATAGCTCTTCTAATTCGATGCTTCCCATACTTCCTTTGATGGCAATGACTTCTTTGTCTTTTACGTCTTCCATTTTCGTGATATCGCTTTCATTTGGAACAAGAAATAAGACAGAACTATTGTAATATGGTTTAGAAAAATCGATCTGTTCTTTTCGTTCATCTGTAACTCCTAATGTAGCGATGAGTAAATCAATTTTCTTTGAAGTTAAAAAAGGAATCCGATTGGAGGCGGTTACGGGAACGAATTCAATTGCATTCGGGTCACCAAAAGCATATTCGGCAAGCTGTTTGGCGAGGTCTATATCAAAACCATCATTTTCTCCCTTTTCATTAATGAAGCCGAAGGGAGGGTAGTCCGCTTTTACACCAACGACTAATTTTCCTCTGTCTTTCACAAATTTCGGTAATTCGGGGAGGCCGTCAGCTGAAGCACTGTCGCTGGAACCATTGCTTGATACGTCTGTTGCGGTATCTTCCGGCTCATCCGTTCCGTTCCCGCAGGCAGCTAAAATAATAAATAAAAATAAACAGATGGAACCGAATAAGAATTTCATTTTCATTTGTATTCTCCTCCTAGTTTGTTTAAGTCTGTTCATTTATTTGTTAAACATCGTTTACACTTGTTTTAGTTTTTTATACATACTGCCAATCAAGTTGTTTCTAGACGGATCGGCAAGCATCAGCGGGTCGAAAAGCTCATCTGCTTCCTCTTTCGTAAATAATCCTTTTTCTATCACGATTGATTTAATTGATAAATCCTTTTTAAAAGCTTCCTTCGCAATATCACTGGCAGTTTCGTAACCAAATAATAAAGCCAACACCGTTGAATTTGCTAAAGACGATTCCGCGTATTCCAAGCAGACGTCTTTATTCGCTTGAATGCCTTTGACACATTTCTCTGTAAATAACTCAATGCCGTTCGTAAGTAATTCAAATGACTCAAATAAGTTTTTGGCAATCAAATTATCCCAGACGTTTATGTTGGCCTCGCTTCGATCCACCGCCATGGTGATGACAGAATCATTTCCATACACTTGAAAACAGGCTTGCATCATCATCTCTGGCATGGCAGGATTGATTTTTCCAGGCATGATGGAAGAACCCGGTTGGACGGCAGGAATCGTAATTTCTGAAAACCCTGCACGGGGGCCTGATGATAATAATCGGAAATCTGCTGCCATCGTAGATAATCCGGTCGCCAAACCTTTAAGAACAGCCGATATTTTTACATACAAATCTGCATGCTGCATCCCGTCAAAAAAGTTATTGTTCTTCATAACAGGTATTTCGGAAACTTCACGAAGATACTCATATACTTTTTCTTCATAGCCAGGGGATGTCCCAAGACCGGTTCCTACCGCTGTAGCGCCTAAAGTAATGGTTAAACAATAGTCTTTCAGGTTTTCCAACTCACTAATTTGCCTCTTAATAAAGGAGTGGTAGCCACTAAACTGTTGGCCCAGTGTAATAGGAACTGCATCTTGTAAACAGGTCCGCGCAATTTTCACGACATTACTGAATTCGGTTACTTTCACTGCCAACTCTCGCTCGATTGTATATACCATTTGGAGCAACTCTTTTATATACAGGTAGTTTGTCATTTTCATGGCGCTTGGAATGACATCATTTGTGGATTGTCCCATATTTACATGGACATTAGGATGAACTAGCACGTATCCTTTTTCTCCGGATAGAAGTTCATTGGCGCGATTGGCAATCACTTCATTGAGATTCATATTTAGTGAAGTGCCGCCTGCTCCCTGGAATAGATCGATAGGAAATTGGCCTTGCATTTTGCCGTCCATAATCTCTTCCGCCGCTGTTACAATCGCCTCAGCTTTCTTTTTTTCAAGGACACCGATGGCCGAATTTGCTAGAGCAGCAGATTTTTTGATAGCTGCTAAACACCAGATTACATCCGGGTAATTTTCAAACGTTCTACGTGAAATAGAACAATTTTGACGGGCTCTTTCTGTTTGAATGCCATAGTATAACTCATCATGTAAATACAGTTCGCCTAATGAATCCTTTTCAAGTCTCATCGTTGCTTCATCCTTTCATAAATAAAAAGTATGGAATCTAAACTTCAAGTTAACCTCCTCGACTTTTTATCTCATATTGTGAGATGATGTCTTGTTATATGAGTTGTTTTGAATAGTAACACAAATTAATTAACGAGGCAAGAGAATTTTTAGAAAAGTTAGAAGGTTGGTGATACATCAGTTTTCGCTGGTATTTATTTGTTGGTGATTCATGTAGCCAATAGCTTATCTATACACTTTGAGGTGGAAGGAAAACTATGAAGAGCTCCAATTTAGGGCTAACATGACGTAAAAAAGCAGCCACTATCGGCTGCTTTTTACGTTAGTCTATTTAGTTAGTCCGTTGATAGGAGGTGAAAATACGATAACCGTTCACCCAGGTAGTTCTTGAGTTTGTAAAAATTCAAGAAATGCTTGGATTGCGGAGTAGTGGGCCGATTCTTTGGAAGCATATAACCAGGTTTCTCTTGCCATGGGCTCATTCAAATGATTCGTCAGCGGTATTCGCCATAAGTCATCTTCCTTTGTTAAGCCCAGTTCTGTAATTAGTGCATACCCAAGTCCTGCCCGCACGATCTCCAAGCATACATCCGCATTGTCCACATTCATCGTAACGTATGGCGGCTTCTGGAAATTTTTAGACCACCACATATCAATCATCGTTTTTAACGATTGGTTTGTTTGGTAGTGAATTCTCGGTAAGGAAGGCAAGTTTTCCAACTCAATTGCCTCTTTGGAAACAATATAAATCTTTTCTTTTGTAAGGAATTGTTTGTAATGCAGCCATTCCAAATCCTCTCTCAAAAATGCTACGTGGATTTTCTCCTTGATTAATAAATCGATTAAATAGGGACTGAATCCGGTGAACACATGAGGTTCCACATCTGGATACTCCTTTAAAAACTTTGTTAACAATTCGGGCAACACATATTGAGCAATTGCGTTGGAAGCTCCAATGTAAATTTTTCCTTTGACGGCGTTTTCCATCGAATAAACATGCTCTCTTGCCTGCTGTAATTCTTGTAGCATCCTGGCTGCATATTGCACCACGTATTCGCCTTGGGCATTTGGTTTCATCCCTTTATTCCCACGGACGAATAAGGCCGTTCCGAACTCATTTTCAATTTTACTGACACGGTACGTGAGGGCGGGTTGAGTGATGAAGAGCTCTTCCGCCACTTGCGATATATTCTTCCCTTCTCCAAGCTTTGTGAGCAAAATCCAATCTCGTTCATCCATATGATCCTCTCCGATATAAAAAAAATTTATATGACTTTATAAAAATCGCTTAGTATGAATTATAAAACCTATTCACTATAATTGACAGGGAATAGTCAGTAAATTATTTCGCATCTGTAGCGATTAAGTTTCGGAGGGCAAAACATGGGTATTAAGGTAGGCGTCATTGGTCTAGGAAATATGGGCGGTGCCATCGCGGAAATATTATCTTCCCAATATGAAGTGGTCGGGCTTGACATTGATGAGTCAAGAAGGGAAGCGATGAAAGCGTTTGAAATTGAAACCACCGATTCTCTCGCAGAATTAGCCAAACAGGCGGAGGTAATCTTTTTATCAATGCCGAGAGCTTCCATCTCGAAAAGCATTATTGAAGAAATAAGTCCTATGTTGGCAAAGGGCTCCACGATTATCGAAACAAGCACCGTCCTTCCATCAGAAGTGACTGAGTTCCGCAGTATGTGTTGGGCTCATGGTGTCCGTTTAATAGATGCTGCCATTCTAGGCGGCGTAGGTCACATGAAAAACAAACAAGCGAATTTGCTTGTCGGAGATTCGGATGGAGTCGTCAATCAAATCATCGACATTCTGCAGGCCGTTTCTGCAGAAGTCCAAGTGATGGGGCCAATCGGGGCTGGTATGTCAGCAAAAATTATTAATAATGGTGTAGCACATGGTGTTATGTCGATTATTGTGGAAGCGGCCGCACTTGGTGTCAAGCTTGGGATTCAACCCGAAAAGGTGTATGAATTGCTAAGTGGCGAAACAGCGCTTCTTCGTCCACTAACACATCGTTACCACGAGCGGATTCAGAATGGGGAATACGAAGGCGGTATGTCTACACGTAACGCCCGAAAAGATTCCATGCTCTTTTTGAAGTTAGCGCAAGAAAATGATATACCGCTTTTCTCTATCCAAGCTGCACATTCAGTCTATGAGATAGCAACAGGTGAAGGATATGGCGATTTGGATTACGCGGCAATTGCGAAACTGTGGGAAAACTGGTCTGATATTAATTTCGC containing:
- a CDS encoding urease accessory protein UreH domain-containing protein, producing the protein MDAWLSRISQMISEPITAMINTYDHYPLVMALLLGLLGALAPCQLTGNMGAITLYGSRSIQMKENGGEIFAFILGKVVVFSAIGVLAWLFGQSFEETITSYFPVFRKVIGPLIIATGLVLLGVLKLRFLGKLTSHIPMRLREGRLGSFLLGASFAIAFCPTMFVLFFVWLMPLVTTTSYGLFLPAVFGLATSLPLLLLLLFMWFFDAKRLVMRFSMRAGRIVQRVAGVLLIIIGVLDTITYWWGHHA
- a CDS encoding amino acid ABC transporter permease, with product MNFDFGFLMEKMPYLLTGLKMTVMISLVSLVFSLLIGLVGSVVKTAKIPILSQLTSIYVELFRNTPLLVQIFLVYFGLPSLGITLSAPFAGIIALSLWGGAYAAENFRGGLESVSKQLVEAGDSLGMNKFQIYRYVIVPIGFRYSFSSFSNTSISVLKNSSFLAGIGLVELTFAAMDTVSIYFKTLEMFLTIAVIYLLLVWLLSFSLRVIEKKLDYNNKKVDKLIPFEGVATTTNN
- a CDS encoding transporter substrate-binding domain-containing protein, which encodes MKFLFGSICLFLFIILAACGNGTDEPEDTATDVSSNGSSDSASADGLPELPKFVKDRGKLVVGVKADYPPFGFINEKGENDGFDIDLAKQLAEYAFGDPNAIEFVPVTASNRIPFLTSKKIDLLIATLGVTDERKEQIDFSKPYYNSSVLFLVPNESDITKMEDVKDKEVIAIKGSMGSIELEELSPSTKQLKLDNTSEGVRALKSGRGVAMIQDDILLYDIVKNNPDLKVVGEPFALGLMAVGIRKGEEDWDNWVNAAIDKGAEEDLFYEWFKKWYPEDHVNVPEYLPRPK
- a CDS encoding LysR family transcriptional regulator; the encoded protein is MDERDWILLTKLGEGKNISQVAEELFITQPALTYRVSKIENEFGTALFVRGNKGMKPNAQGEYVVQYAARMLQELQQAREHVYSMENAVKGKIYIGASNAIAQYVLPELLTKFLKEYPDVEPHVFTGFSPYLIDLLIKEKIHVAFLREDLEWLHYKQFLTKEKIYIVSKEAIELENLPSLPRIHYQTNQSLKTMIDMWWSKNFQKPPYVTMNVDNADVCLEIVRAGLGYALITELGLTKEDDLWRIPLTNHLNEPMARETWLYASKESAHYSAIQAFLEFLQTQELPG
- a CDS encoding amino acid ABC transporter permease — translated: MSLIINNSEFLLKGLGYTILLSIVCIIFSLFIGIVIGTLRTLNNSIVILVSKTYIDLFRGLPILITLFLVFFIIPMTGINFSNFASAAIALSLWASANIAESVRGAIQSIPKAQTEASYSLGLTHVQTMIYVIIPQATKRVLPSIIGLLTNLVQATSLTILIGNIEFLKSAQIIIERIEIMEGKQIAFTIYSLVLLGYFIICYPLSLLSKRLERNLNT
- a CDS encoding IclR family transcriptional regulator translates to MSELLNKTFTLLDLLKPRDGHIEWGAAELARMAGYNTATTHRILKSLQKYEMVNQNPQTKKFHLGSALIELGYLAKDLFSSISDFAKPEMDILFEKTNEGIHLNILHGQNEAILIDFIESSFRLRVTEQLGLRLPLHVGAVRKVILAYMKPEEQEKYIANCNWEARTPNTDTNEKKLRENIADIKAQGFAVSHGETTLGTVGIAVPIFETDGVVGSLSIVVPDVRANEEIIPEYAALLLQSAYNISKKMNGDFWIKHYELNVTT
- a CDS encoding aspartate ammonia-lyase; translation: MRLEKDSLGELYLHDELYYGIQTERARQNCSISRRTFENYPDVIWCLAAIKKSAALANSAIGVLEKKKAEAIVTAAEEIMDGKMQGQFPIDLFQGAGGTSLNMNLNEVIANRANELLSGEKGYVLVHPNVHVNMGQSTNDVIPSAMKMTNYLYIKELLQMVYTIERELAVKVTEFSNVVKIARTCLQDAVPITLGQQFSGYHSFIKRQISELENLKDYCLTITLGATAVGTGLGTSPGYEEKVYEYLREVSEIPVMKNNNFFDGMQHADLYVKISAVLKGLATGLSTMAADFRLLSSGPRAGFSEITIPAVQPGSSIMPGKINPAMPEMMMQACFQVYGNDSVITMAVDRSEANINVWDNLIAKNLFESFELLTNGIELFTEKCVKGIQANKDVCLEYAESSLANSTVLALLFGYETASDIAKEAFKKDLSIKSIVIEKGLFTKEEADELFDPLMLADPSRNNLIGSMYKKLKQV
- a CDS encoding transcriptional regulator; the protein is MRLVLEKAYRDKNLLEMIYMAKDGQITQRRIEVIQVGERTFRAYCYLRQSKRTFRIEDVLALVPVHHKYQAM
- a CDS encoding NAD(P)-dependent oxidoreductase, producing MGIKVGVIGLGNMGGAIAEILSSQYEVVGLDIDESRREAMKAFEIETTDSLAELAKQAEVIFLSMPRASISKSIIEEISPMLAKGSTIIETSTVLPSEVTEFRSMCWAHGVRLIDAAILGGVGHMKNKQANLLVGDSDGVVNQIIDILQAVSAEVQVMGPIGAGMSAKIINNGVAHGVMSIIVEAAALGVKLGIQPEKVYELLSGETALLRPLTHRYHERIQNGEYEGGMSTRNARKDSMLFLKLAQENDIPLFSIQAAHSVYEIATGEGYGDLDYAAIAKLWENWSDINFAKS
- a CDS encoding amino acid ABC transporter ATP-binding protein — protein: MKNTKIRIEGVHKSFGSLNVLTGVSTDLYENDVTVIIGPSGSGKSTLLRCLNGLEAIDQGDIMLNGKNIYDSSITLQKLREKIGMVFQSYNLFPHLTVKENLLLAPLKVQKVKNKTELNERAQALLKKVGLEDKLNYYPNQLSGGQQQRVAISRSLMMNPEVILFDEVTSALDPEKVNDVLETMKELAQSGMTMVVVTHEMGFAKEVADKVIFMDGGVVVEEGAPSQIFGNPKEKRTQKFLEKVL